The sequence CCAGGGCCCAGGAAATATTGACCTCTGCCGCCGGCTTCGAGGTTCTGAATCAGCCCGGCATCGGCCGGGAAGAACTCATTGCCAGCATGAAGAGCGTGGACGCGCTCATTGTCCGCAGCGCGACCCAGGTGGACGAGGAGGTTCTGAAGGCGGGCGAGCAGTTGAAGGTGGTGGCCCGCGCCGTGATCGGCGTGGACAACATTGATCTTGAAAGCGCAAGCCGGCAGGGCATCCTCGTGATCAACGCCCCGGACGGGAACGTCATTACCACCGCCGAGCACACCATCGCCCTGATCTTCTCGCTGGCGAGAAAGATTCCGGCGGCGGTCACCTCGGTCAAGTCCGGCAAGTGGGAGCGTTCCCGTTTCGTCGGCGGCGAGATTTTCTCGAAGATACTCGGGGTAGTGGGCCTCGGCCGGATCGGCTCCACCGTGGCGCGGCTCGCCAAGGACATCGGGATGAGCGTCATCGCCTACGATCCGTTCATCTCGGCGGAGGCGGCCTCCAGCCGCGGTGTCAAGCTGGTGAGCTTCGATGAGCTGCTCGCCCAGTCCGATTACATCACCCTGCATGTGCCGGTGACCGCCGAAACGCGCCACCTGATCGGGCGCGAAGAGATCGAGAAGATGAAAGAGGGGGTTCGCCTGATCAACTGCGCGCGCGGCGGGCTGCTGGATGAGGCGGCCGTGGCCGAAGCCATGGACGAAGGGAAGATCGCCGGGGTGGCGCTGGATGTATACGAAGTCGAACCCCCGGGCAAGGAGAGCCCGCTCGTTTTTCGCGATGAGGTGGTCTGCACCCCTCACCTCGGCG is a genomic window of bacterium containing:
- the serA gene encoding phosphoglycerate dehydrogenase; its protein translation is MTESYRVLIAEPLSPRAQEILTSAAGFEVLNQPGIGREELIASMKSVDALIVRSATQVDEEVLKAGEQLKVVARAVIGVDNIDLESASRQGILVINAPDGNVITTAEHTIALIFSLARKIPAAVTSVKSGKWERSRFVGGEIFSKILGVVGLGRIGSTVARLAKDIGMSVIAYDPFISAEAASSRGVKLVSFDELLAQSDYITLHVPVTAETRHLIGREEIEKMKEGVRLINCARGGLLDEAAVAEAMDEGKIAGVALDVYEVEPPGKESPLVFRDEVVCTPHLGASTEEAQENVATSVARQIVDYLSEGIVTHAVNLPSLTPEELERLGPYIDLAERLGSFLAQLASGGVQRLQVIYGGPLENPMGPLTAAALKGVMSHFLSGARVNLVNALLLAKERGIEVDTTKRSEMPVYTDLIEIKVWTGEGERSVAGTFVRTGEPRIVLIDDLAVDAVPEGFMLVFKNDDQPGMIGTIGTLLGNHKVNIAGMQLGRQKKKGRAVAILNLDDPIPDDVLDELRSVPNIYDVKLVRVQKNDGNN